One genomic region from Asterias amurensis chromosome 7, ASM3211899v1 encodes:
- the LOC139939438 gene encoding excitatory amino acid transporter-like has translation MEVESGRDEYTLHPYEDRGRKERIMSWVRRNLLLLFTLVAVLLGIFLGLVLRMAEPSKDAIMLIGFPGDVLMRLLKMLILPLIAASLITGLTGLDTKESGKLGLRALVYYSVTTCIAVVIGVILVLSIRPGRAETKSALGEGDAKPDITTLDAVLDLLRNMMPVNLVQACFQQQTTYYVYEEKFKKVLYNASMENSTMMENSTMIPELVTYTMSPNGTESPDLMTTMMKPKYVSVSLGLQKVRKFGYKSGMNVLGIVTFCIAFGLLLSRMGQKARVMIQFFHILAELTMQLVSLIMWYSPIGIASLICAKILDMDKPELIFAQLGMYMVTVIVGLIIHLGCLMGIYTLFVRKNPFIFFKGMLQAWLMAIATSSSAATLPITFKCLEENNKIDSRVTRFVVPIGATVNMDGTALYEAVAVIFIAQMNAIPLSIGQVITISLTATLASIGAASIPSAGVVTMLLVLTAAGLPTNDVSIILLVDWFLDRLRTSINVLGDSYGAALVYHLSKKELEAQDALLAAQEAAEYTDSNHHGNIMDVSNRNSVEVVDKEHKKMDGDNARETNF, from the exons ATGGAAGTTGAATCTGGTCGAGATGAGTACACACTACACCCTTACGAAGACAGAGGCAGAAAGGAGAGGATAATGTCCTGGGTTCGGAGGAACCTTCTACTGCTCTTCACCCTCGTTGCTGTCCTCCTGGGTATTTTCTTGGGGTTAGTCCTGCGGATGGCTGAACCCTCCAAGGATGCTATCATGCTGATTGGCTTCCCTGGTGATGTCTTGATGAGGCTGCTTAAGATGCTCATTCTGCCACTCATTGCCGCTAGTCTCATTACAG gcTTGACCGGCTTGGACACCAAAGAGAGCGGTAAGCTCGGTCTTCGAGCTCTGGTCTACTACTCTGTGACGACATGCATTGCTGTTGTAATCGGTGTGATCCTGGTACTTAGTATACGCCCAGGCAGGGCAGAGACCAAGAGCGCCCTCGGAGAGGGTGATGCTAAACCAGACATAACAACGCTTGATGCTGTTTTAGATCTCCTCAG AAACATGATGCCTGTTAACCTGGTGCAAGCATGCTTCCAACAG CAAACTACTTATTATGTATATGAGGAGAAATTCAAGAAAGTTTTATACAACGCATCGATGGAAAACTCAACAATGATGGAGAACTCCACCATGATACCTGAGTTGGTGACCTACACCATGAGCCCCAACGGCACGGAGAGTCCGGACCTGATGACCACCATGATGAAACCCAAGTACGTGTCGGTCAGTCTGGGCTTGCAGAAAGTTCGCAAATTCGGCTACAAAAGTGGAATGAACGTCCTTG GTATCGTGACTTTCTGCATTGCGTTCGGACTTCTTCTGAGTAGGATGGGACAGAAGGCTCGTGTGATGATCCAATTCTTCCACATCTTGGCTGAGCTAACCATGCAGCTGGTCAGCCTCATCATGTG GTACTCTCCCATCGGTATCGCCAGTCTGATCTGTGCCAAGATCCTAGACATGGACAAGCCTGAGTTGATCTTTGCCCAGCTTGGAATGTACATGGTCACGGTTATCGTGGGTCTCATCATCCATCTCGGCTGCCTCATGGGCATCTACACTCTCTTCGTCCGCAAGAACCCGTTCATTTTCTTCAAGGGGATGCTGCAGGCGTGGCTCATGGCTATTGCAACCTCCTCAAG TGCCGCCACCCTTCCGATCACCTTCAAATGTCTGGAAGAAAATAATAAGATTGATAGTCGAGTCACACGCTTTGTGGTGCCCATTGGAGCTACGGTCAACATGGACGGCACAGCGTTGTACGAAGCTGTGGCCGTTATCTTCATTGCACAAATGAATGCCATCCCATTGTCTATTGGGCAGGTCATTACTATCAG CTTGACGGCTACTCTTGCAAGTATCGGAGCAGCTAGCATTCCTAGTGCAGGTGTTGTGACGATGCTCTTAGTGTTGACTGCGGCTGGTTTACCAACCAATGACGTCAGCATCATTCTCCTCGTGGACTGGTTCTT GGATCGTCTGCGTACCTCCATCAATGTCCTAGGAGACTCCTACGGGGCAGCTCTTGTCTACCATCTCTCCAAGAAGGAACTGGAGGCTCAAGACGCCCTTCTTGCTGCACAGGAGGCAGCCGAGTACACAGATTCCAACCACCACGGCAACATCATGGATGTCTCAAATCGCAACTCCGTGGAAGTGGTCGACAAAGAGCACAAGAAGATGGATGGAGACAATGCGAGGGAGACCAACTTCTAA